In Notamacropus eugenii isolate mMacEug1 chromosome 1, mMacEug1.pri_v2, whole genome shotgun sequence, one genomic interval encodes:
- the LOC140505710 gene encoding interferon alpha-16-like: MTSWTSLPVALVLLYSSTLCSLGCDLTQGLQKDFSLVNQMSTFSLVPCLKDRTNFNFPKEAMEGSQLQREDATVIVHEMLQQIFTLFSQNAVPATWNQTQLMQLLIGVNQQLEVLERCLGQDVEWEEPSLESENARLALKIYFQGMNQYLQGKEYSHCAWEILRLEIRRVFLFMNKLARKFRF; the protein is encoded by the coding sequence ATGACCTCCTGGACCTCATTGCCAGTTGCCTTGGTGCTGCTCTACTCCAGCACCCTCTGCTCCTTGGGCTGTGACCTGACTCAGGGTCTCCAGAAAGACTTCTCACTTGTGAACCAAATGAGCACATTTTCCCTGGTGCCATGCCTGAAGGACAGGACCAACTTCAACTTCCCAAAGGAAGCCATGGAGGGCAGCCAGCTCCAGAGAGAAGATGCCACAGTCATTGTTCATGAAATGCTCCAGCAGATCTTCACCCTCTTCAGTCAGAATGCTGTTCCTGCTACTTGGAATCAGACCCAGCTCATGCAACTGCTCATTGGAGTAAATCAGCAGCTGGAAGTACTAGAGAGATGCCTTGGGCAGGATGTGGAGTGGGAAGAGCCTTCCTTGGAGAGTGAGAATGCCAGGCTTGCCCTGAAGATCTACTTCCAAGGGATGAACCAGTACCTGCAGGGAAAAGAATACAGCCACTGTGCCTGGGAGATCCTACGACTAGAGATCAGGAGAGTCTTTCTGTTCATGAACAAGCTCGCAAGGAAATTCAGGTTCTAA